A stretch of the Notamacropus eugenii isolate mMacEug1 chromosome 2, mMacEug1.pri_v2, whole genome shotgun sequence genome encodes the following:
- the VGLL2 gene encoding transcription cofactor vestigial-like protein 2 isoform X2, translating into MIEKINFPLRLAMSCLDVMYQVYGPPQPYFAAAYTPYHQKLAFYSKMQEAPESSSNASTSSGSSSFSSNTPASIKEEDCSPEKERPPEAEYINSRCVLFTYFQGDISSVVDEHFSRALSQPSSYSPGCASSKTPRSSGSWRDGSFPMNQRSFPPSFWNSTYQPAVTASSLSSPLAAAHSDLPFAPADPYSPASLHSHLHQGAAEPWHHAHHHHHHHHHHPHPHPHHPYSLGGPIGAQGTAFPRPASMHEVYGPHFDPRYSSLLMPPASVRQHRLTPASVPTPVSPPCELGKSESAGSAWTTPGGPFPSPAGDMGQSLGLNVDSGLQPQDKSKDLYWF; encoded by the exons ATGATCGAAAAAATTAATTTCCCGCTGCGGTTAGCCATGAGCTGTCTGGATGTTATGTACCAAGTCTATGGTCCTCCGCAGCCTTACTTTGCAGCAGCTTATACTCCCTATCATCAG AAACTAGCCTTTTACTCGAAAATGCAAGAAGCCCCGGAGAGCAGCAGCAATGCCAGCACCAGCAGCGGGAGCTCCTCCTTCTCCAGCAACACTCCCGCCAGTATCAAAGAGGAAGACTGCAGCCCGGAGAAAGAGCGCCCCCCGGAGGCAGAGTACATCAACTCGCGCTGCGTCTTGTTTACATATTTCCAAGGAGATATCAGCTCCGTGGTGGACGAGCATTTCAGCAGGGCCCTGAGCCAGCCCAGTAGCTACTCGCCCGGTTGCGCCAGCAGCAAAACTCCAAGAAGTTCTGGGTCCTGGAGGG ATGGTTCCTTCCCGATGAACCAGCGCAGTTTCCCCCCTTCTTTCTGGAACAGCACATACCAGCCAGCAGTCACAGCTTCCTCACTGAGCAGTCCATTAGCTGCAGCTCACAGTGACCTCCCCTTCGCTCCAGCAGACCCCTATTCTCCAGCCTCTCTGCACAGCCACCTTCACCAAGGGGCAGCCGAACCCTGGCACCATgcacaccatcatcatcatcaccatcatcaccatccaCACCCCCACCCTCACCATCCTTACTCCCTGGGTGGGCCAATTGGGGCCCAGGGCACTGCCTTCCCCCGACCTGCCTCCATGCATGAAGTCTATGGTCCGCACTTCGACCCCCGCTACAGTTCATTGCTGATGCCCCCAGCCTCAGTCAGGCAGCACCGCCTCACGCCAGCCTCGGTGCCCACGCCGGTCAGCCCACCATGTGAACTGGGCAAAAGTGAGTCAGCTGGCTCAGCATGGACCACGCCAGGGGGGCCCTTTCCCAGCCCCGCAGGAGACATGGGACAGAGTCTGGGCCTCAATGTGGACTCAG GTTTGCAGCCTCAGGACAAAAGCAAGGATCTATACTGGTTTTAG
- the VGLL2 gene encoding transcription cofactor vestigial-like protein 2 isoform X1: MIEKINFPLRLAMSCLDVMYQVYGPPQPYFAAAYTPYHQKLAFYSKMQEAPESSSNASTSSGSSSFSSNTPASIKEEDCSPEKERPPEAEYINSRCVLFTYFQGDISSVVDEHFSRALSQPSSYSPGCASSKTPRSSGSWRDGSFPMNQRSFPPSFWNSTYQPAVTASSLSSPLAAAHSDLPFAPADPYSPASLHSHLHQGAAEPWHHAHHHHHHHHHHPHPHPHHPYSLGGPIGAQGTAFPRPASMHEVYGPHFDPRYSSLLMPPASVRQHRLTPASVPTPVSPPCELGKSESAGSAWTTPGGPFPSPAGDMGQSLGLNVDSDQPTRLSIHALHFRDENRGKGKDIKLLAVSGKKHMQTYP; encoded by the exons ATGATCGAAAAAATTAATTTCCCGCTGCGGTTAGCCATGAGCTGTCTGGATGTTATGTACCAAGTCTATGGTCCTCCGCAGCCTTACTTTGCAGCAGCTTATACTCCCTATCATCAG AAACTAGCCTTTTACTCGAAAATGCAAGAAGCCCCGGAGAGCAGCAGCAATGCCAGCACCAGCAGCGGGAGCTCCTCCTTCTCCAGCAACACTCCCGCCAGTATCAAAGAGGAAGACTGCAGCCCGGAGAAAGAGCGCCCCCCGGAGGCAGAGTACATCAACTCGCGCTGCGTCTTGTTTACATATTTCCAAGGAGATATCAGCTCCGTGGTGGACGAGCATTTCAGCAGGGCCCTGAGCCAGCCCAGTAGCTACTCGCCCGGTTGCGCCAGCAGCAAAACTCCAAGAAGTTCTGGGTCCTGGAGGG ATGGTTCCTTCCCGATGAACCAGCGCAGTTTCCCCCCTTCTTTCTGGAACAGCACATACCAGCCAGCAGTCACAGCTTCCTCACTGAGCAGTCCATTAGCTGCAGCTCACAGTGACCTCCCCTTCGCTCCAGCAGACCCCTATTCTCCAGCCTCTCTGCACAGCCACCTTCACCAAGGGGCAGCCGAACCCTGGCACCATgcacaccatcatcatcatcaccatcatcaccatccaCACCCCCACCCTCACCATCCTTACTCCCTGGGTGGGCCAATTGGGGCCCAGGGCACTGCCTTCCCCCGACCTGCCTCCATGCATGAAGTCTATGGTCCGCACTTCGACCCCCGCTACAGTTCATTGCTGATGCCCCCAGCCTCAGTCAGGCAGCACCGCCTCACGCCAGCCTCGGTGCCCACGCCGGTCAGCCCACCATGTGAACTGGGCAAAAGTGAGTCAGCTGGCTCAGCATGGACCACGCCAGGGGGGCCCTTTCCCAGCCCCGCAGGAGACATGGGACAGAGTCTGGGCCTCAATGTGGACTCAG aCCAGCCCACCCGGCTCAGCATCCATGCCCTTCACTTCAGGGATGAGAACAGGGGGAAAGGCAAAGACATCAAACTACTTGCTGTATCAGGAAAAAAACACATGCAAACATATCCTTGA